One Lacunisphaera limnophila DNA window includes the following coding sequences:
- a CDS encoding glycosyltransferase: protein MNPAPSLTVTEPLRLLLLLGQSPFDPTSGAAQSMRQIALALAVGGAQVRGLSTTACEGDPGIEPAELMRAAGADVIARSGGWRARLGGVEFDLVPVAQGRARQWEKDVGRLYAARLEELTKAFRPQVVLTFGGDPTDAARRRRLRVAGARVVFALHNLAYLKCRPEAVDAFLAPTRFLAARYEAAWGEPIAVLPPPLDPGHVVAAKTEPVCLGFCNPEPAKGVALVAHLAHRLGRERPEVPLLVIGGRAPASALVDAGRRLGFDLTGFPNLLQAVPVARPADLWGACRGVLMPSVVEEAAGRVPLEAMANGAVPLVAERGGLPELVGAAGVVLPLPASLTLQDPWTVPPETVEMWWSALTRLVDDEVWWRERSAVARAAAARFLVPAVVAEYTAWFTVVARRVGKEIR, encoded by the coding sequence GTCGCCGTTCGATCCCACGAGCGGGGCGGCGCAATCCATGCGCCAGATTGCCCTCGCGTTGGCGGTTGGTGGAGCCCAGGTACGCGGACTCTCGACCACGGCGTGCGAAGGGGATCCCGGGATCGAGCCGGCGGAGCTGATGCGGGCCGCCGGGGCCGATGTGATCGCGCGGTCCGGGGGCTGGCGGGCGCGGTTGGGCGGGGTGGAATTTGATCTGGTGCCCGTGGCGCAGGGCCGGGCGCGGCAATGGGAGAAAGATGTCGGCCGGCTGTATGCGGCGCGGCTGGAGGAGTTGACGAAGGCGTTTCGCCCGCAGGTGGTGCTGACCTTTGGCGGCGACCCGACGGATGCGGCGCGGCGGCGCCGGTTGCGCGTGGCGGGGGCCCGGGTGGTGTTCGCCTTGCACAATCTGGCCTATCTGAAGTGCCGGCCGGAGGCGGTGGATGCCTTCCTCGCGCCGACGCGCTTTCTAGCGGCGCGGTATGAGGCGGCGTGGGGCGAGCCCATCGCGGTTTTGCCGCCGCCGCTTGATCCGGGCCATGTGGTTGCGGCCAAGACGGAGCCGGTGTGTCTCGGTTTTTGCAATCCGGAGCCGGCCAAGGGGGTGGCGTTGGTGGCCCATCTCGCCCACCGGTTGGGGCGCGAGCGACCGGAGGTGCCGTTGCTGGTCATCGGCGGCCGGGCGCCGGCCTCGGCGTTGGTGGATGCGGGCCGGCGGTTGGGGTTCGATCTGACGGGTTTTCCGAACCTGCTGCAGGCCGTACCGGTGGCCCGGCCGGCGGATTTGTGGGGGGCCTGCCGGGGGGTCTTGATGCCCTCGGTCGTGGAGGAAGCGGCAGGCCGGGTGCCGCTGGAGGCGATGGCCAACGGGGCGGTGCCGCTGGTGGCGGAACGCGGCGGCTTGCCGGAACTCGTCGGTGCGGCCGGGGTGGTGCTGCCGTTGCCGGCGAGCCTGACGCTGCAGGATCCGTGGACGGTGCCGCCGGAAACGGTGGAGATGTGGTGGTCGGCGCTGACGCGATTGGTGGACGACGAGGTGTGGTGGCGAGAACGCAGCGCGGTGGCGCGCGCGGCGGCGGCGCGTTTCCTGGTGCCGGCGGTGGTGGCGGAATACACCGCGTGGTTCACGGTGGTGGCGAGGCGGGTGGGAAAAGAGATACGGTAG
- the yidC gene encoding membrane protein insertase YidC produces MDKKNTIIGVLLLVAAVASMIFTARYGPKPPAPLPYTATPAETSATPASTFTGSAGSAAAPATPGAISAPARGEAEKVTLANEVMIVTLTNHGGAIDSVALKNHLAVQGEPGLYTLNAAQAAPALSLTDFPGADRLTTYTLVSKTSTEAVYRATSATLEVTRRYLLEPAPGRDDYQIRHETTFRNLTEQPQVLPKAVFNLGTAVPLNANDYGLYLNTAYNDGEEAHFVARSDLEGGGFLSWIGMKDGTPPAFLDRPASIAWASVKNQFFCMILTPDQPGTGVRTERVKLDPNAPAEDKRLYGVTGYAQFDLKPLAAGASSTFGANFYAGPKEYKRLSNVDVFKLGEEKVMQFDAFFFNKIFLSGFFAPLLFTIMSWVHSIVPNWGWAIVITTLALKIVFLPLTLAASKSAKRMAKLQPHMAALREKFKDNPQKMQAETLKIFKENKVNPVGGCIPILITIPFFVGIFAMLQSTSELRFAEFLWVHDLSSPDTVARVLGLPINIMPILMGATMIFQMKLTPTPSVDPAQQMMFKIMPWMFTLFCYTFAAGIALYSTINGLFTIGQQMIINRMPEPDLPINNGGVTKPGASGLKNVTPKKKK; encoded by the coding sequence ATGGATAAAAAGAATACGATCATCGGTGTGCTGCTCCTCGTCGCCGCCGTGGCCAGCATGATCTTCACCGCGCGCTACGGCCCGAAGCCGCCCGCGCCCCTGCCTTACACGGCCACCCCGGCCGAGACGTCCGCCACCCCGGCCTCGACCTTCACCGGCAGCGCCGGCTCCGCCGCCGCCCCCGCCACCCCCGGCGCCATCTCCGCGCCCGCCCGGGGCGAGGCCGAGAAGGTCACGCTCGCGAACGAGGTCATGATCGTGACGCTCACCAACCACGGCGGGGCCATCGACAGCGTCGCCCTCAAGAACCACCTCGCCGTTCAGGGCGAACCCGGCCTCTACACGCTCAACGCCGCCCAGGCTGCGCCCGCCCTCAGCCTGACCGACTTCCCCGGTGCCGACCGCCTCACCACCTACACCCTCGTTTCCAAGACCTCCACCGAGGCCGTCTACCGCGCCACCAGCGCGACCCTCGAGGTCACCCGCCGCTACCTCCTCGAGCCGGCTCCCGGCCGCGATGACTACCAGATCCGCCACGAGACCACCTTCCGCAACCTCACCGAGCAGCCGCAGGTGCTCCCGAAGGCGGTCTTCAACCTTGGCACCGCCGTCCCGCTCAACGCCAACGACTACGGCCTCTACCTCAACACCGCCTACAACGACGGCGAGGAGGCCCACTTCGTCGCCCGCAGCGACCTCGAGGGTGGCGGCTTCCTCAGCTGGATTGGCATGAAGGACGGCACCCCGCCCGCCTTCCTCGACCGCCCCGCCTCCATCGCCTGGGCCTCCGTGAAGAACCAGTTCTTTTGCATGATCCTCACGCCCGACCAACCCGGCACCGGCGTCCGCACCGAGCGCGTGAAGCTCGACCCCAACGCTCCGGCCGAGGACAAACGCCTCTACGGCGTCACCGGCTACGCGCAGTTCGATCTCAAGCCCCTGGCGGCGGGCGCGTCCTCCACCTTCGGCGCCAACTTCTACGCCGGCCCCAAGGAATACAAGCGCCTCAGCAACGTCGACGTCTTCAAGCTCGGCGAGGAGAAGGTCATGCAGTTCGACGCCTTCTTCTTCAACAAGATCTTCCTCTCCGGCTTCTTCGCCCCGCTGCTCTTCACCATCATGAGCTGGGTCCACTCGATCGTGCCGAACTGGGGCTGGGCCATCGTCATCACCACCCTCGCCCTCAAGATCGTTTTCCTTCCCCTCACCCTGGCCGCCTCCAAGTCCGCCAAGCGCATGGCCAAGCTCCAGCCGCACATGGCCGCCCTCCGCGAGAAATTCAAGGACAACCCCCAGAAGATGCAGGCCGAGACCCTCAAGATCTTCAAGGAGAACAAGGTCAACCCCGTCGGCGGCTGCATCCCGATCCTCATCACGATCCCGTTCTTTGTCGGCATCTTTGCCATGCTCCAAAGCACCTCGGAACTGCGCTTCGCCGAGTTCCTCTGGGTGCATGACCTCTCCTCGCCCGACACCGTCGCGCGGGTCCTCGGCCTCCCGATCAACATCATGCCGATCCTCATGGGCGCCACCATGATCTTCCAGATGAAGCTCACGCCCACGCCGAGCGTGGATCCCGCCCAGCAGATGATGTTCAAGATCATGCCCTGGATGTTCACGCTCTTCTGCTACACCTTCGCGGCCGGCATCGCCCTCTACTCGACCATCAACGGCCTCTTCACCATCGGCCAGCAGATGATCATCAACCGCATGCCCGAGCCCGACCTGCCGATCAACAACGGCGGCGTCACCAAGCCCGGGGCCAGCGGCCTGAAGAACGTCACGCCGAAGAAGAAAAAGTAA
- the yidD gene encoding membrane protein insertion efficiency factor YidD: protein MPESAPTVHGAAPTPAPSVFAWVAAVPVRLLDALLWVYQHTVSPALSALNPSMGCRFAPTCSHYARGALREHGLFTGLGLTVVRLAKCGPWHPGGEDPVPPRSRPVCTAVRRQA, encoded by the coding sequence ATGCCTGAGTCCGCTCCCACCGTCCATGGCGCGGCGCCGACCCCGGCGCCGTCCGTGTTCGCATGGGTTGCCGCCGTCCCCGTCCGTCTCCTCGACGCCCTGCTCTGGGTCTACCAGCACACCGTCTCGCCCGCCCTCAGCGCGCTCAACCCCTCGATGGGTTGCCGCTTTGCCCCCACCTGCTCGCACTACGCCCGTGGGGCCCTGCGCGAACATGGCCTCTTCACCGGCCTCGGCCTGACCGTCGTGCGCCTCGCCAAGTGCGGCCCCTGGCACCCCGGCGGCGAAGACCCCGTGCCCCCCCGGTCCCGCCCCGTCTGCACCGCCGTCCGCCGCCAAGCCTAA
- the rnpA gene encoding ribonuclease P protein component, with protein sequence MRLRAGQRLRRNGDFRAVREQGRRLDCGVFQFTWRVRPPGESATPARVGVVASRASVGNAVMRARAKRRLRELYRKHQHLVPPTVDLVLTARGSLLRIDFAEAAQRFIHACGKLPPPSPTHA encoded by the coding sequence ATGCGTCTCCGCGCCGGGCAGCGCCTGCGGCGCAATGGTGACTTCCGCGCCGTCCGTGAACAGGGCCGCCGCCTCGACTGCGGGGTGTTCCAGTTCACGTGGCGCGTCCGTCCCCCCGGCGAATCCGCCACCCCTGCCCGCGTGGGCGTCGTCGCCTCCCGGGCCTCCGTCGGCAACGCGGTCATGCGCGCCCGCGCCAAACGCCGCCTCCGCGAGCTCTACCGCAAACACCAGCACCTGGTGCCGCCCACGGTCGACCTCGTCCTCACCGCCCGCGGATCCCTCCTGCGCATCGATTTCGCCGAAGCCGCCCAGCGCTTCATCCACGCCTGCGGCAAACTCCCGCCGCCGTCCCCGACCCATGCCTGA
- the rpmH gene encoding 50S ribosomal protein L34: MKPTFRPHRKKRARKIGYRARKATRGGRKVLVARRRKGRKRLTVV, encoded by the coding sequence ATGAAGCCTACATTCCGCCCGCACCGTAAGAAACGCGCCCGCAAGATCGGTTATCGCGCCCGCAAGGCCACCCGCGGCGGCCGCAAGGTCCTCGTCGCCCGCCGCCGCAAGGGTCGCAAGCGGCTCACCGTCGTCTGA
- a CDS encoding peroxiredoxin, with protein sequence MKSLRFLLPLLAMFSFTTLFGESLKVGDAAPVVSAVTDAGVTLNLGDVYTQHAYTVVWFYPKALTGGCTKQGCSLRDASAELTKHGAAVVGVSTDDVAAQKKFKETNNFPFPLLADTDKKVLKAFGQSAMMFASRECYVIKGGKIVYKDTGVTDQQAANVLAFLASDKKS encoded by the coding sequence ATGAAATCCCTCCGCTTCCTCCTCCCCCTCCTGGCCATGTTTTCCTTCACCACCCTTTTCGGCGAATCGCTCAAGGTCGGCGACGCCGCCCCGGTCGTCTCCGCCGTCACCGATGCCGGCGTCACCCTCAACCTCGGCGACGTCTACACCCAACACGCCTACACCGTGGTGTGGTTCTACCCGAAGGCCCTCACCGGCGGCTGCACCAAACAGGGTTGCTCGCTCCGCGATGCCAGCGCCGAACTCACCAAGCATGGCGCCGCCGTCGTCGGCGTGAGCACCGATGACGTCGCCGCCCAGAAGAAATTCAAGGAGACGAACAACTTCCCCTTCCCGCTCCTCGCCGACACCGACAAGAAGGTCCTGAAGGCCTTCGGCCAGTCCGCCATGATGTTCGCCTCGCGCGAGTGCTATGTGATCAAGGGTGGCAAGATCGTCTACAAGGACACCGGCGTGACCGACCAGCAGGCCGCCAACGTCCTCGCCTTCCTCGCCAGCGACAAGAAGAGCTGA
- a CDS encoding paraquat-inducible protein A, with product MPESTPPASRGIPVMIVVAVLLFGTGIFFPFFHVTKFWVFNSGVSVVGGILTLFQEGEYFLFAVLSLFTLVFPCAKLGLLAIVWLERAHDLARVRRLHGWVATLSKWSMLDVFVVAILIVAMKSAAVAEIHIGSGLYLFTFSVVATQLASAWLDRLLRP from the coding sequence ATGCCCGAGTCCACGCCGCCCGCTTCCCGCGGCATCCCTGTCATGATCGTCGTCGCCGTCTTGCTTTTCGGCACCGGCATCTTCTTCCCCTTCTTCCACGTCACTAAGTTCTGGGTTTTCAACAGCGGGGTCTCCGTCGTGGGCGGCATCCTCACCCTGTTCCAGGAGGGCGAGTATTTCCTCTTCGCGGTGCTCAGCCTGTTCACCCTCGTGTTCCCCTGCGCCAAGCTCGGCTTGCTGGCGATCGTCTGGCTGGAACGCGCGCACGACCTCGCCCGGGTCCGCCGGTTGCACGGCTGGGTGGCCACGCTCAGCAAGTGGTCCATGCTCGATGTGTTCGTCGTCGCCATTCTCATCGTCGCAATGAAGTCCGCCGCCGTCGCCGAGATCCATATCGGCTCCGGCCTCTACCTGTTCACGTTTTCCGTCGTCGCCACCCAGCTGGCCTCGGCGTGGCTCGACCGCCTGCTGCGGCCCTGA
- a CDS encoding RrF2 family transcriptional regulator: MKISVKVDYACRVMAELARLDGSGELAQIEHLARTEAVPANFLAQILGKLRTHGLIISRRGNLGGYKLSRPPEEISLYDIMVATEGDCLGLSGNFQGQSGRRLKQVWSEVRAALADKVKSYTLDQIAAKNPSEMYYI; encoded by the coding sequence ATGAAGATCTCCGTCAAAGTCGACTACGCCTGCCGCGTGATGGCCGAACTCGCCCGGCTCGACGGCTCCGGCGAGCTGGCGCAGATCGAGCACCTGGCGCGCACCGAGGCTGTGCCCGCCAACTTCCTCGCCCAGATCCTGGGCAAGCTCCGCACGCACGGCCTCATCATCAGCCGCCGCGGCAACCTCGGCGGCTACAAGCTCTCCCGCCCCCCCGAGGAGATCTCGCTCTACGACATCATGGTGGCCACCGAGGGCGACTGCCTCGGCCTGAGCGGTAACTTCCAGGGCCAGAGCGGCCGCCGCCTCAAGCAGGTTTGGAGCGAGGTCCGCGCCGCCCTCGCCGACAAGGTGAAGAGCTACACCCTCGACCAGATCGCCGCCAAGAACCCCAGCGAGATGTACTACATCTGA
- a CDS encoding sulfate adenylyltransferase subunit 1, translated as MSVVASSSLSTPRAPVPVVDILRLNTCGSVDDGKSTLIGRLLYDSKSLMEDQIEALERSADITGGGQINLANLTDGLRAEREQGITIDVAYRYFATPRRKFIIADTPGHVQYTRNMVTGASTANLSIVLVDARLGVIEQSRRHTAIASLLRIPHLVVAVNKMDLVDWSEARFNEIRAQFEEFLPRLDIKDVKFIPLSALNGDNVVEPSPHTPWYVGPTLLGHLETVHIASDWNLGAFRLPVQWVNRPNNPTDKTLHDFRGFSGQIAGGIVKVGQKVMALPGGVVTTVKEIHTYDGAVPEAFCPQSVSVVLEHDVDVSRGSMLVGVDALPGGATELHAKVCWMHPRALQRGKKFFLKHTTSTVQAIVTEIESRLDMATLEAQPAPADLAVNDLGEIRLRTAKPLYYDGYATNRLTGSFILIEQGTNATVAAGMLLAPTELVKPEITDYAI; from the coding sequence ATGTCCGTGGTCGCCTCCTCCTCCCTTTCCACCCCCCGCGCGCCCGTGCCCGTCGTCGACATCCTCCGCCTCAACACCTGCGGCTCCGTCGATGACGGCAAGTCCACGCTCATCGGCCGCCTCCTCTACGACTCGAAGTCGCTCATGGAGGACCAGATCGAGGCCCTCGAGCGCTCCGCCGACATCACCGGCGGCGGCCAGATCAACCTCGCCAACCTCACCGACGGCCTCCGCGCCGAACGCGAGCAGGGCATCACGATCGACGTCGCCTACCGATACTTCGCGACCCCGCGCCGCAAGTTCATCATCGCCGACACCCCGGGCCACGTCCAATACACCCGCAACATGGTCACGGGCGCCTCGACGGCCAACCTGTCCATCGTCCTCGTCGACGCCCGTCTCGGCGTGATCGAGCAAAGCCGCCGCCACACCGCCATCGCGTCACTTCTGCGCATCCCGCACCTCGTCGTCGCTGTCAACAAGATGGACCTCGTCGACTGGAGCGAAGCCCGCTTCAACGAGATCCGTGCACAGTTTGAGGAATTCCTCCCGCGCCTCGACATCAAGGACGTGAAGTTCATCCCGTTGAGCGCACTCAACGGCGACAACGTCGTCGAGCCGTCCCCCCATACGCCCTGGTACGTGGGCCCAACCCTCCTCGGCCACCTCGAGACCGTCCACATCGCCAGCGACTGGAACCTCGGCGCCTTCCGCCTCCCCGTCCAGTGGGTCAACCGCCCGAACAACCCCACCGACAAAACCCTCCACGACTTCCGGGGCTTCAGCGGCCAGATTGCCGGCGGCATCGTCAAGGTTGGTCAGAAGGTCATGGCCCTCCCCGGCGGCGTGGTCACGACGGTGAAGGAAATCCACACCTACGACGGCGCCGTCCCCGAGGCCTTCTGCCCGCAATCCGTCTCGGTCGTGCTTGAGCACGATGTGGACGTCAGCCGCGGCAGCATGCTGGTCGGCGTCGACGCCCTCCCCGGCGGCGCCACCGAGTTGCACGCCAAGGTCTGCTGGATGCACCCGCGTGCCCTGCAGCGCGGCAAGAAATTCTTCCTCAAGCACACCACGAGCACCGTCCAGGCGATTGTCACCGAAATCGAAAGCCGCCTCGACATGGCCACGCTCGAGGCCCAGCCCGCCCCCGCCGACCTCGCCGTCAATGACCTCGGCGAGATCCGCCTGCGCACCGCCAAACCGCTCTACTACGACGGCTACGCGACCAACCGCCTCACCGGCTCCTTCATCCTGATCGAGCAGGGTACCAACGCCACCGTCGCCGCCGGCATGCTGCTCGCCCCCACCGAGCTCGTGAAGCCCGAGATCACCGACTACGCGATCTGA
- the cysD gene encoding sulfate adenylyltransferase subunit CysD, producing MSSYHLDHLAHLETEAIHIMREVASEFERPVLLFSGGKDSICLLRLAEKAFRPSDLPMPFLNVETGHEFPELIEFRDRRARELGAKLIVRTVDQAIANGTATPAPGEVSRNKLQIPVLLGAIEEFRFDCAIGGARRDEEKARAKERFFSFRDSFGQWDPKNQRPEIWNLYNARLNAGENMRVFPLSNWTEMDVWEYIKKEKLEVPNIYFSHTRECFRRGGQWLPVPPPHTDATKPDPYAGARPKPTEARKTMVCRVRTIADMISTGMVESPASTVDDIIGEVAAARVTERGSRADDKASEAAMEDRKKAGYF from the coding sequence ATGAGCAGCTACCATCTCGATCACCTCGCTCACCTTGAGACCGAGGCCATCCACATCATGCGCGAGGTCGCCTCGGAGTTCGAGCGCCCGGTGCTGCTCTTTTCCGGCGGCAAGGACTCCATCTGTCTCCTGCGCCTGGCGGAGAAGGCTTTCCGCCCGTCGGATCTCCCGATGCCGTTCCTCAACGTTGAAACCGGCCACGAATTCCCGGAGCTGATCGAGTTTCGCGACCGCCGCGCCCGGGAGCTCGGCGCCAAGCTCATCGTCCGCACCGTGGACCAGGCCATCGCCAACGGCACCGCCACCCCGGCGCCCGGCGAGGTCAGCCGCAACAAGCTCCAGATCCCCGTCCTCCTCGGCGCCATCGAGGAATTCCGCTTCGACTGCGCCATCGGCGGCGCCCGCCGGGACGAGGAAAAGGCCCGCGCCAAGGAACGCTTCTTCAGCTTCCGCGACAGCTTCGGCCAGTGGGACCCCAAGAACCAGCGCCCCGAAATCTGGAACCTCTACAACGCCCGCCTCAACGCCGGCGAAAACATGCGCGTCTTCCCGCTGAGCAACTGGACCGAGATGGACGTCTGGGAATACATCAAGAAGGAGAAGCTCGAGGTCCCCAACATCTACTTCAGCCACACCCGCGAGTGCTTCCGCCGCGGCGGCCAGTGGCTGCCCGTGCCCCCGCCGCACACCGACGCGACCAAGCCCGATCCCTACGCCGGCGCCCGGCCCAAGCCGACCGAGGCCCGCAAGACCATGGTCTGCCGCGTCCGCACCATCGCCGACATGATCAGCACCGGCATGGTCGAAAGCCCGGCGAGCACCGTCGACGACATCATCGGCGAGGTCGCCGCCGCCCGCGTCACCGAGCGCGGCTCCCGCGCCGACGACAAGGCCTCTGAGGCCGCCATGGAAGACCGCAAGAAAGCGGGCTACTTCTAG
- a CDS encoding phosphoadenosine phosphosulfate reductase family protein — protein MSFTPDQLTQLNAELATKSPLEVVRWAIAQAAGRAIVSTNFRPYEAVVLHLATQAQADIPVLWVDHGYNRPATYKHAEQLRAQLKLNLKPFLPRMTPAHRDAVHGPIPSLDDEAGLKQFSGIMKLEPFQRGMKELAPTVWITALRKVQNPNRAGLDIVSLDANFGALKVSPVFTFTDAQMEAYLAEYKLPNEWDYFDPAKADEKRECGLHAAWGKHAAQTASAS, from the coding sequence ATGTCCTTCACGCCCGATCAACTCACGCAACTCAACGCCGAGCTCGCCACCAAGTCCCCGCTCGAGGTCGTCCGCTGGGCCATCGCCCAAGCCGCCGGTCGCGCGATCGTCTCGACCAACTTCCGCCCCTACGAGGCCGTCGTCCTCCACCTCGCCACGCAGGCGCAGGCCGACATCCCCGTGCTCTGGGTCGACCACGGCTACAACCGCCCGGCGACCTATAAACACGCCGAGCAGCTCCGCGCGCAGCTGAAGCTCAACCTCAAGCCCTTCCTCCCGCGGATGACGCCTGCGCACCGCGACGCCGTGCACGGCCCCATCCCTTCGCTCGACGATGAGGCCGGCCTGAAGCAGTTCAGCGGCATCATGAAGCTGGAGCCCTTCCAGCGCGGCATGAAGGAACTTGCCCCGACCGTCTGGATCACCGCCCTGCGCAAGGTGCAAAACCCGAACCGCGCCGGCCTCGACATCGTCTCCCTCGACGCGAACTTCGGCGCCCTGAAGGTCAGCCCGGTCTTCACCTTCACCGACGCCCAGATGGAAGCCTACCTCGCCGAATATAAATTGCCCAACGAGTGGGACTACTTCGACCCGGCCAAGGCCGACGAGAAACGCGAGTGCGGCCTCCACGCCGCCTGGGGCAAACACGCCGCTCAGACCGCCTCCGCCTCATGA
- a CDS encoding NADPH-dependent assimilatory sulfite reductase hemoprotein subunit — translation MSETTTAPLAKNELLKQRIPTLAGNIAATINDPALEKFSEDDEQFIKFHGIYQQDDRDLRKTGKKWLVMIRGRIPGGIMTSAQWQVFDDLATQYGNNTLRLTTRQSIQFHGVVKNGLGPLIKRINDSLLSTLAACGDVNRNITASPTPAYTQARAQVIEDAYLVTEALAPKTPAYHSIWVDNVQLNLDAPENTAFTDPLYGQTYLPRKFKTSFVIPPVNDMDVYTNDLGFIAVVEGDRLLGYNLAVGGGLGRSHGNDQTYTRLADVIGFIPRDKVVEVARAVLTIHRDFGDRTNRKHARLKYVVAERGVAWLTAELNRRTGNALAGVRRFEFTSTGDLLGWHRAVDGSQFLTLFVQTGRIKDVPGHAMKSALRAVAEKFPHIEFRISANQNVILANVPPADQAGITALLATHGVKTENQTSILHAASMACPSLPTCGLGLAESERALPGLINRIEKVAAELGLAGEEIIIRSTGCPNGCARPYMAELGFVGKAPGKYQLWLGGNGSGTRLNQVYKEVIKEAELEAELRPLLTRWKNERLTGERFGDFSTRILLPEAARAAAAAQTAAPAAT, via the coding sequence ATGTCCGAAACCACCACCGCCCCCCTCGCCAAGAACGAGCTCCTCAAGCAGCGCATTCCCACACTGGCCGGCAATATCGCCGCCACGATCAACGACCCGGCCCTCGAGAAGTTCTCCGAGGATGATGAGCAGTTCATCAAGTTTCACGGCATCTACCAACAGGACGACCGCGACCTCCGCAAGACCGGCAAGAAGTGGCTCGTCATGATCCGCGGCCGCATCCCCGGCGGCATCATGACCTCCGCCCAGTGGCAGGTCTTCGACGACCTCGCCACCCAGTACGGCAACAACACCCTCCGCCTCACCACCCGCCAAAGCATCCAGTTCCACGGCGTGGTGAAGAACGGCCTCGGTCCGCTCATCAAGCGGATCAACGACTCCCTCCTCTCCACCCTCGCGGCCTGCGGCGACGTCAACCGCAACATCACCGCCTCGCCCACGCCCGCCTACACCCAGGCCCGCGCCCAGGTCATCGAGGACGCCTACCTCGTCACCGAGGCCCTCGCCCCGAAAACCCCCGCCTACCACTCCATCTGGGTCGACAACGTCCAGCTCAACCTCGACGCCCCGGAGAACACCGCGTTCACCGATCCGCTCTACGGCCAGACCTACCTGCCCCGCAAGTTCAAGACCTCCTTCGTCATCCCGCCGGTCAACGACATGGACGTCTACACCAACGACCTCGGCTTCATCGCCGTCGTCGAGGGCGACCGGCTCCTCGGCTACAACCTCGCGGTCGGCGGAGGCCTCGGCCGCAGCCACGGCAACGACCAGACCTACACCCGCCTCGCCGACGTGATCGGCTTCATCCCGCGGGACAAGGTCGTGGAGGTCGCCCGCGCCGTCCTCACCATCCACCGCGACTTCGGTGACCGCACCAACCGCAAGCATGCCCGCCTCAAGTACGTCGTCGCCGAGCGCGGCGTCGCGTGGCTGACCGCCGAGCTCAACCGCCGCACCGGCAACGCCCTCGCCGGCGTGCGCCGCTTCGAGTTCACCTCCACCGGCGACCTCCTCGGCTGGCACCGCGCCGTCGACGGTTCGCAGTTCCTCACGCTTTTCGTCCAGACCGGCCGCATCAAGGACGTCCCCGGCCACGCGATGAAGTCCGCCCTGCGCGCCGTTGCGGAGAAATTCCCGCACATTGAGTTCCGGATCAGCGCCAACCAGAACGTCATCCTCGCCAACGTCCCGCCCGCCGACCAGGCCGGCATCACCGCCCTCCTCGCCACGCACGGCGTGAAGACGGAGAACCAGACGTCCATCCTCCACGCGGCCTCGATGGCCTGCCCGTCGCTGCCCACCTGCGGCCTCGGCCTCGCCGAGTCCGAACGCGCCCTGCCCGGCCTGATCAACCGCATCGAGAAAGTCGCCGCCGAGCTCGGGCTCGCCGGCGAGGAGATCATCATCCGCTCCACCGGCTGCCCCAACGGCTGCGCCCGCCCCTACATGGCCGAGCTCGGCTTCGTCGGCAAGGCCCCCGGCAAGTACCAGCTCTGGCTCGGCGGCAACGGCTCCGGCACCCGCCTCAACCAGGTCTACAAGGAAGTCATCAAGGAAGCCGAGCTCGAGGCCGAGCTGCGCCCGCTCCTCACCCGCTGGAAGAACGAACGCCTCACCGGCGAACGCTTCGGCGACTTCTCCACCCGCATCCTCCTGCCCGAGGCCGCCCGCGCCGCGGCCGCCGCCCAAACCGCCGCTCCGGCCGCAACGTGA